A stretch of the Vigna radiata var. radiata cultivar VC1973A chromosome 9, Vradiata_ver6, whole genome shotgun sequence genome encodes the following:
- the LOC106773003 gene encoding CASP-like protein 5B2: MMKRLWGGPGTISGFLLRFGQCAFGAASIALMVTGFGFSSYTAFCYLIASMGLQFLWSFGLACLDIYALRRKRDVQNPILVSLFVVGDWVTATLSLAAACSSAGVVVLYSRDLNMCATTKRLTCNKYQISVAMAFVTWVLTAMSSHVMFWILASV; the protein is encoded by the exons ATGATGAAGCGGCTGTGGGGTGGGCCCGGAACGATTAGCGGGTTCCTCTTGAGGTTTGGGCAATGTGCGTTTGGTGCCGCTTCAATTGCTCTTATGGTCACTGGTTTTGGCTTCTCTAGCTACACTGCTTTTTG CTATTTAATTGCATCAATGGGACTTCAATTTCTTTGGAGCTTTGGACTTGCATGTCTTGATATTTATGCCTTGAGGAGAAAGAGAGACGTGCAAAATCCAATTCTTGTCAGCCTGTTTGTTGTAGGCGATTGG GTAACAGCAACTTTATCACTGGCAGCTGCATGCTCGTCAGCGGGAGTTGTAGTATTATACTCAAGGGACCTTAATATGTGTGCGACTACTAAGCGTCTTACATGCAACAAGTATCAGATTTCTGTAGCCATGGCTTTTGTCACCTGGGTTCTTACAGCAATGTCATCGCATGTGATGTTCTGGATCTTGGCCTCAGTCTAG